In a genomic window of Streptomyces roseoviridis:
- the otsB gene encoding trehalose-phosphatase: MVSSLPHPTTSAGREGLAALLARPEKAVVALDFDGTLAEIVADPEQARAHRGAVPALAALAPQVASIAVITGRPAGVAVRYGGFAGVPGLEHLVVLGHYGAERWDAVTGTVRAAAPHPGVASVRAELPGFLDGVGAWPGIWIEEKGRAVAVHTRRASDPQGAFEALKGPLADLAAHHGLVLEPGRLVLELRPPGMDKGVALTDYVRETGAGSVLYAGDDLGDIPAYAAVEKLRSDGVPGLLVCSAAEAQAVPDLAARADLTVPGPAAVVGLLAGLAEATGPAET, from the coding sequence ATGGTCAGCAGCCTTCCGCACCCGACCACCTCCGCCGGCCGCGAGGGACTCGCCGCGCTCCTGGCGCGGCCCGAGAAGGCCGTCGTCGCCCTCGACTTCGACGGCACGCTCGCCGAGATCGTCGCCGATCCGGAGCAGGCGCGCGCCCACCGGGGCGCCGTGCCCGCGCTCGCGGCCCTCGCCCCGCAGGTGGCTTCCATCGCCGTGATCACCGGCCGCCCGGCCGGGGTGGCCGTCCGCTACGGGGGCTTCGCCGGCGTCCCCGGCCTGGAGCACCTGGTCGTGCTCGGCCACTACGGCGCCGAGCGCTGGGACGCGGTCACCGGCACCGTCCGGGCCGCCGCCCCGCACCCGGGCGTCGCCTCGGTCCGGGCCGAGCTGCCCGGTTTCCTCGACGGCGTGGGCGCCTGGCCCGGCATCTGGATCGAGGAGAAGGGCCGGGCGGTCGCCGTCCACACCCGCCGCGCGAGCGACCCGCAGGGCGCCTTCGAGGCCCTCAAGGGCCCCCTCGCCGACCTCGCCGCCCACCACGGCCTGGTCCTCGAACCGGGCCGCCTGGTCCTGGAACTCCGGCCCCCGGGCATGGACAAGGGCGTCGCCCTCACCGACTACGTCCGCGAGACCGGCGCCGGGTCCGTCCTGTACGCAGGTGACGACCTGGGCGACATCCCCGCCTACGCCGCCGTCGAGAAACTCCGCTCCGACGGCGTCCCCGGCCTCCTCGTCTGCTCCGCCGCCGAGGCCCAGGCCGTCCCCGACCTCGCCGCCCGCGCCGACCTCACGGTCCCGGGGCCGGCGGCGGTGGTGGGGCTGCTGGCGGGGCTGGCGGAGGCCACGGGGCCGGCGGAGACGTGA
- a CDS encoding NAD(P)-dependent oxidoreductase: MNETTSQKTPVTLLGLGAMGTALARTWLAAGHPLTVWNRTPARAAALVDEGARAAADVAEAVAASTLVVVCLLDDASVGEALADVDLTGKDLVNLTTTTPAQARDRAAWARERGARYLDGGIMAVPPMIGVPEAGGYVFYSGSRELFELHQETLAVPAGTVHVGEDAGFAALHDVALLSAMYGMFAGVAHAFALIRKEDIDPVSFAPLLSGWISAMAGPAVQQTARQLKSGDYTTDVVSNLAMQVAGTPTFLTTAEQQGVSPELINPYFELMRRRLAEGSGEEDLTGVVDLLLR; encoded by the coding sequence ATGAACGAGACGACCTCGCAGAAGACCCCCGTCACCCTCCTCGGCCTCGGCGCCATGGGCACCGCCCTGGCCCGGACCTGGCTCGCCGCCGGCCACCCCCTCACCGTATGGAACCGCACCCCCGCCCGTGCCGCCGCGCTCGTCGACGAGGGCGCGCGGGCCGCCGCCGACGTGGCCGAGGCGGTCGCCGCGAGCACCCTCGTCGTGGTCTGCCTCCTGGACGACGCCTCGGTCGGCGAGGCCCTCGCCGATGTCGATCTGACCGGCAAGGACCTGGTGAACCTGACCACCACCACGCCGGCCCAGGCCCGCGACCGCGCCGCGTGGGCCCGCGAGCGGGGCGCCCGTTACCTGGACGGCGGGATCATGGCCGTCCCGCCGATGATCGGTGTTCCCGAGGCCGGCGGTTACGTCTTCTACAGCGGATCGCGCGAGCTGTTCGAGCTGCACCAGGAGACCCTCGCGGTGCCGGCCGGCACCGTCCACGTCGGGGAGGACGCCGGCTTCGCCGCCCTGCACGACGTGGCCCTGCTCAGCGCCATGTACGGGATGTTCGCCGGGGTCGCGCACGCCTTCGCCCTGATCCGCAAGGAGGACATCGACCCGGTCTCCTTCGCCCCGCTGCTCTCCGGCTGGATCTCCGCCATGGCCGGCCCGGCCGTGCAGCAGACCGCCCGGCAGCTGAAGAGCGGCGACTACACCACGGACGTGGTGTCCAACCTGGCGATGCAGGTGGCGGGCACGCCGACCTTCCTGACCACGGCCGAGCAGCAGGGCGTGAGCCCGGAGCTGATCAACCCGTACTTCGAGCTGATGCGCCGCCGCCTGGCGGAGGGCAGCGGCGAGGAGGACCTGACGGGCGTGGTGGACCTGCTGCTGCGGTGA
- a CDS encoding ROK family protein, whose translation MRHVIALDVGGTGMKAALVGADGTLLHEARRATGRDRGPEAVVETILGFAEDLRALGQERYGRPAAAAGVAVPGIVDAANGIAVYAANLGWRDVPLRALLSERLGHIPVALGHDVRTGGLAEGRIGAGNGADRFLFVPLGTGIAGAIGIGSAIEAGAHGYAGEIGHIVVRPGGTACGCGQRGCLERYASASAVSLAWAEVSGDPEADAADCAKAVESGDPSATRVWQDAVDALADGLVTALTLLDPRTLIIGGGLAEAGETLFTPLRAAVEERVTFQKLPAIVPAALGDTAGCLGAGLLAWDLLAGPDHDPDHDAAPDHGPDRDPAHGSDHDADQRPTDSEVSA comes from the coding sequence GTGAGACACGTCATCGCCCTCGATGTGGGCGGCACCGGCATGAAGGCCGCCCTCGTCGGGGCGGACGGCACCCTGCTCCACGAGGCCCGCCGCGCCACCGGCCGCGACCGCGGGCCCGAGGCCGTCGTCGAGACGATCCTCGGTTTCGCCGAGGACCTGCGCGCCCTCGGTCAGGAGCGGTACGGACGCCCCGCCGCGGCCGCCGGAGTCGCCGTCCCCGGAATCGTCGACGCCGCGAACGGCATCGCCGTCTACGCCGCCAACCTCGGCTGGCGCGACGTCCCCCTGCGCGCCCTGCTCAGCGAGCGCCTCGGCCACATCCCCGTCGCCCTCGGCCACGACGTGCGCACCGGCGGCCTCGCCGAGGGCCGCATCGGCGCGGGCAACGGCGCCGACCGCTTCCTCTTCGTCCCCCTCGGCACCGGCATCGCGGGTGCCATCGGCATCGGCAGCGCCATCGAGGCAGGCGCCCACGGCTACGCCGGCGAGATCGGCCACATCGTCGTCCGCCCCGGCGGCACCGCGTGCGGCTGCGGCCAGCGCGGCTGCCTGGAGCGGTACGCCTCCGCCTCCGCCGTCTCCCTCGCCTGGGCCGAGGTCTCCGGCGACCCCGAGGCCGACGCGGCCGACTGCGCCAAGGCCGTCGAGTCCGGCGACCCGTCCGCAACCCGGGTCTGGCAGGACGCCGTCGACGCCCTCGCCGACGGCCTGGTCACCGCGCTCACCCTGCTGGACCCCCGCACGCTCATCATCGGTGGCGGTCTCGCCGAGGCGGGGGAAACCTTGTTCACACCCCTTCGGGCCGCCGTGGAGGAGCGCGTCACCTTCCAGAAGCTGCCCGCCATCGTCCCGGCGGCCCTCGGGGACACCGCCGGCTGCCTGGGCGCGGGCCTCCTCGCCTGGGACCTGCTCGCCGGCCCCGACCACGACCCCGACCACGACGCCGCTCCGGACCACGGCCCCGACCGCGACCCCGCCCACGGCTCCGACCACGACGCCGACCAGCGCCCCACCGACTCGGAGGTATCCGCCTGA
- a CDS encoding trehalose-6-phosphate synthase, with amino-acid sequence MASVLVASNRGPVSYTLRDDGGLDTRRGGGGLVSGLSAVFSEDSAGDGLWVCAALGDGDREAVRRGIAEPGVRMLDIDPDVYADAYNGIANSVLWFLHHHLYDIPREPVFDAAFRHRWDSYRAYNRAFAEALAEAADEGAAVLVQDYHLALVPGQLRALRPDVRIAHFTHTPWASPAYLAMLPDDIHQELVEGMLGADGIGFHTGAWADAFRADPQVARAAGGSRVSVHPLGVDGDELRALAHRPEVDERLAALRAEVGDRKTIVRVDRTELSKNILRGLLAYRELLADHPEWRGRVVHLASAYPSRQDLESYRSYTAAVSALAERINEEFGTPDWQPVLVSVQDDFTRSLAAYRMADVALVNPVRDGMNLVAKEIPVVSEEGCALVLSREAGAYEELRADALTVNPFDVTETAEALHEALSMPAADRAERTKRLAAAATALPPRRWFLDQLEALGGAVRA; translated from the coding sequence ATGGCTTCAGTCCTCGTGGCATCGAACCGTGGTCCCGTCTCGTACACCCTGCGGGACGACGGCGGTCTTGACACCCGGCGGGGCGGCGGCGGGCTCGTCTCCGGCCTCAGCGCCGTGTTCTCGGAGGACTCGGCGGGTGACGGGCTGTGGGTGTGCGCGGCCCTCGGCGACGGCGACCGCGAGGCGGTGCGGCGCGGGATCGCCGAGCCGGGCGTGCGGATGCTGGACATCGACCCGGACGTGTACGCCGACGCGTACAACGGCATCGCGAACTCGGTGCTGTGGTTCCTCCACCACCACCTGTACGACATCCCGCGCGAGCCCGTCTTCGACGCGGCCTTCCGGCACCGCTGGGACTCCTACCGGGCCTACAACCGCGCCTTCGCCGAGGCCCTCGCCGAGGCGGCGGACGAGGGCGCGGCGGTCCTGGTGCAGGACTACCACCTGGCGCTGGTCCCGGGGCAGCTGCGCGCGCTGCGGCCCGATGTGCGGATCGCGCACTTCACCCACACCCCGTGGGCGTCCCCGGCCTATCTGGCGATGCTGCCGGACGACATCCACCAGGAGCTGGTGGAGGGCATGCTCGGGGCGGACGGGATCGGCTTCCACACGGGGGCCTGGGCGGACGCCTTCCGGGCCGACCCGCAGGTCGCCCGCGCGGCCGGGGGCTCGCGCGTGTCGGTCCATCCGCTGGGCGTGGACGGCGACGAGCTGCGGGCGCTGGCCCACCGGCCGGAGGTCGACGAGCGGCTCGCGGCCCTGCGCGCCGAGGTGGGCGACCGGAAGACGATCGTCCGGGTGGACCGGACGGAGCTGTCCAAGAACATCCTGCGCGGCCTGCTCGCCTACCGCGAGCTCCTCGCCGACCACCCCGAGTGGCGCGGCCGGGTGGTGCACCTCGCCTCCGCGTACCCCTCCCGCCAGGACCTGGAGAGCTACCGCTCCTACACGGCCGCGGTCTCGGCGCTCGCGGAACGGATCAACGAGGAGTTCGGCACGCCGGACTGGCAGCCCGTTCTGGTATCCGTGCAGGACGACTTCACCCGCTCCCTGGCCGCGTACCGGATGGCCGACGTGGCCCTCGTCAACCCGGTCAGGGACGGCATGAACCTGGTCGCCAAGGAGATCCCGGTGGTCTCCGAGGAGGGCTGCGCGCTGGTGCTGTCCCGGGAGGCGGGCGCGTACGAGGAGCTGCGCGCCGACGCGCTGACGGTGAACCCCTTCGACGTGACCGAGACCGCGGAGGCCCTCCACGAGGCCCTGTCGATGCCCGCCGCGGACCGGGCGGAGCGCACCAAGCGGCTCGCCGCGGCGGCCACCGCCCTGCCGCCGCGCCGCTGGTTCCTGGACCAGCTGGAGGCACTGGGCGGTGCGGTGCGCGCCTGA
- a CDS encoding immune inhibitor A domain-containing protein, producing the protein MTLGSALTALLAAGLTPAAAQEARDGAPAGAQAHRSDNRPGPLTKQRTELREKAIDLVAKGKAKANARGVVEVAPGKFAETKTTTAVRQEKILTILSEFGTQSSGKYGSVPGPLHNEIPEPDRSVDNSNAWTADFDKAYYENLFNGSGESMRTYYEKLSNGAYSVSNVVEDWVRVPYNASYYGDNAVEDNGGSWAFIQDTGDAWWNAQIAAGKTPAEIDAYLAQFDVWDRNDWDHDGNFDEADGYIDHFQAVHAGMGEDAGGGAQGEDAIWSHRWYVNGDDYGLTGPEVAGTQNKAGGARIGQSKYWLGDYTTEGENGGLGVFCHEFGHDLGLPDYYDTGGGENSTAFWTLMSSGSWLGHGAAANEGIGTHPGLMGAEEKLFLGWLDHADAPLGTTGTYTLNPAQLQVTGKEQAVRVVLPDKVASTSYTTPVSGSHAWWTGSADGLNQSLARSVPAASRVTVKASAWYEIEADYDYLFAEYSLDGGATWSRAGTAVDGSSSGRWTTLRYAYDAQGKPSLFRFRYQTDGGVHFAGAFLDDITIGAGSTTVLADDVEQGANGWAAQGRWKISTGTETAAFPRYYLLENREYVGSDALLAEGPYQYSKGITAPDWVEFFRYQNGMLVWYVDRSYDDNNVSDHPGGGSAMAVDARPAPFRYDDGTAPSNRRQPFDATFGLEPTDATCLHKEVLVGKGGNQTVATKAACAPSVPGLPVFDDTDPNAYYDPTAPQASVKVAGHGVKVTVTGDAGDDLTITVANPAS; encoded by the coding sequence ATGACCCTCGGGTCGGCGCTCACCGCACTCCTCGCCGCGGGGCTCACCCCCGCCGCCGCGCAGGAGGCCAGGGACGGCGCACCGGCCGGCGCCCAGGCACACCGCAGCGACAACCGCCCCGGGCCCCTCACCAAGCAGCGCACCGAGCTGCGGGAGAAGGCGATCGACCTGGTCGCCAAGGGCAAGGCGAAGGCGAACGCCCGCGGCGTCGTCGAGGTCGCGCCCGGCAAGTTCGCGGAGACGAAGACCACCACCGCCGTACGGCAGGAGAAGATCCTCACGATCCTCTCCGAGTTCGGCACGCAGAGCTCCGGCAAGTACGGCAGCGTCCCCGGCCCGCTCCACAACGAGATACCCGAGCCCGACCGGAGCGTGGACAACTCCAACGCCTGGACGGCCGATTTCGACAAGGCGTACTACGAGAACCTCTTCAACGGCTCCGGCGAGTCGATGAGGACGTACTACGAGAAGCTGTCCAACGGCGCCTACTCGGTCAGCAACGTCGTCGAGGACTGGGTCAGGGTCCCGTACAACGCCTCCTACTACGGCGACAACGCCGTCGAGGACAACGGCGGTTCCTGGGCCTTCATCCAGGACACCGGCGACGCCTGGTGGAACGCCCAGATCGCGGCCGGCAAGACCCCCGCCGAGATCGACGCCTACCTCGCGCAGTTCGACGTCTGGGACCGCAACGACTGGGACCACGACGGCAACTTCGACGAGGCCGACGGCTACATCGACCACTTCCAGGCCGTCCACGCCGGCATGGGCGAGGACGCCGGCGGCGGCGCGCAGGGCGAGGACGCCATCTGGTCGCACCGCTGGTACGTCAACGGCGACGACTACGGCCTGACCGGACCCGAGGTCGCCGGCACCCAGAACAAGGCGGGCGGAGCCCGCATCGGCCAGTCGAAGTACTGGCTCGGCGACTACACCACCGAGGGCGAGAACGGCGGACTCGGCGTCTTCTGCCACGAGTTCGGCCACGACCTCGGCCTGCCGGACTACTACGACACGGGCGGCGGTGAGAACTCCACCGCCTTCTGGACCCTGATGAGCTCCGGCTCCTGGCTGGGCCACGGCGCCGCCGCGAACGAGGGCATCGGCACCCACCCGGGCCTGATGGGCGCCGAGGAGAAGCTCTTCCTCGGCTGGCTGGACCACGCCGACGCACCGCTCGGCACCACCGGCACGTACACCCTGAACCCGGCGCAGCTCCAGGTCACCGGCAAGGAGCAGGCCGTCCGCGTCGTGCTCCCGGACAAGGTCGCCAGCACCTCGTACACCACGCCCGTCTCGGGCAGCCACGCCTGGTGGACCGGCTCGGCCGACGGCCTCAACCAGTCCCTCGCCCGCTCCGTCCCGGCCGCCTCACGCGTCACCGTGAAGGCGAGCGCCTGGTACGAGATCGAGGCGGACTACGACTACCTCTTCGCCGAGTACTCCCTCGACGGCGGAGCGACCTGGTCGCGTGCCGGCACGGCCGTCGACGGCTCCTCCTCGGGCCGCTGGACCACCCTGCGGTACGCGTACGACGCGCAGGGCAAGCCCTCGCTCTTCCGCTTCCGCTACCAGACCGACGGCGGCGTGCACTTCGCCGGCGCGTTCCTGGACGACATCACCATCGGCGCCGGCAGCACCACGGTCCTCGCCGACGACGTCGAGCAGGGCGCGAACGGCTGGGCGGCGCAGGGCCGCTGGAAGATCTCCACGGGCACGGAGACCGCCGCCTTCCCGCGCTACTACCTGCTGGAGAACCGCGAGTACGTCGGCTCCGACGCGCTCCTCGCCGAGGGCCCGTACCAGTACAGCAAGGGCATCACCGCCCCGGACTGGGTGGAGTTCTTCCGCTACCAGAACGGCATGCTGGTCTGGTACGTGGACCGCTCCTACGACGACAACAACGTCAGCGACCACCCGGGCGGCGGCTCGGCGATGGCGGTCGACGCCCGCCCCGCCCCGTTCCGCTACGACGACGGCACCGCACCCAGCAACCGCCGCCAGCCCTTCGACGCCACCTTCGGCCTGGAGCCCACCGACGCCACCTGCCTCCACAAGGAGGTCCTGGTCGGCAAGGGCGGCAACCAGACCGTCGCGACGAAGGCGGCCTGCGCCCCGTCCGTCCCGGGCCTCCCGGTCTTCGACGACACCGACCCGAACGCCTACTACGACCCGACGGCCCCCCAGGCCAGCGTGAAGGTCGCGGGCCACGGCGTGAAGGTGACCGTCACGGGCGATGCCGGCGACGACCTGACGATCACGGTGGCCAACCCGGCCTCCTGA
- a CDS encoding DUF3263 domain-containing protein: MPGGPGEREGAVPGGLGERERAVLALERRSWPGPGAKERAVREQLGLSATRYYQLLNALLDDPRALAHDPVTVNRLRRVREEKARRR; encoded by the coding sequence GTGCCCGGCGGGCCCGGCGAGCGGGAGGGGGCCGTGCCCGGCGGGCTCGGCGAGCGCGAGCGGGCCGTCCTCGCCCTGGAACGCCGCTCCTGGCCGGGCCCCGGAGCCAAGGAGCGGGCCGTGCGCGAGCAGCTCGGCCTGTCCGCCACCCGCTACTACCAGCTGCTCAACGCCCTCCTCGACGACCCGAGGGCCCTCGCCCATGACCCGGTCACCGTGAACCGGCTCCGCAGGGTCCGGGAGGAGAAGGCACGGCGCCGCTGA
- the thrC gene encoding threonine synthase, producing the protein MRRKGLASMAVQTVASTAAASPRTPVDLGPASGLSCRECGETFPLGPIFACELCFGPLEVAYDLPTGDPEALRKRIEAGPANIWRYAPLLPVPADVADKPNLNPGWTKLVQADNLAREIGVEPGKLFVKDDSGNPTHSFKDRVVAQAIEAARAFGFTTLSCSSTGNLAGAVGAAAARAGFRSCVFIPHDLEQGKVVMAGVYGGDLVAIEGNYDDVNRFCSELIGDPLGEGWGFVNVNLRPYYGEGSKTLAYEICEQLGWVIPDQLVIPIASGSQLTKIDKGLQELIKLGLVEDKPYKIFGAQAEGCSPVSAAFKAGHDVVRPQKPNTIAKSLAIGNPADGPYVLDIARRTGGAVEDVNDEQVVDAIKILARTEGIFAETAGGVTVGVTRKLVEAGLLDPTLTTVVLNTGDGLKTLDAVAESSQATATIRPSLDAFRDAGLAH; encoded by the coding sequence ATGAGGAGAAAGGGCCTCGCCTCCATGGCTGTACAGACGGTCGCATCCACCGCCGCCGCTTCCCCCCGGACCCCGGTCGACCTCGGTCCCGCGTCCGGACTCTCCTGCCGCGAATGCGGCGAGACCTTCCCGCTCGGCCCGATCTTCGCCTGCGAGCTCTGTTTCGGCCCGCTCGAGGTCGCGTACGACCTGCCCACCGGCGACCCCGAGGCCCTGCGCAAGCGGATCGAGGCCGGCCCCGCCAACATCTGGCGCTACGCCCCGCTCCTGCCCGTCCCCGCCGACGTCGCCGACAAGCCCAACCTGAACCCCGGCTGGACCAAGCTCGTCCAGGCCGACAACCTGGCCCGCGAGATCGGCGTCGAGCCCGGGAAGCTGTTCGTCAAGGACGACTCCGGCAACCCGACCCACTCCTTCAAGGACCGGGTCGTCGCCCAGGCCATCGAGGCCGCCCGCGCCTTCGGCTTCACCACCCTCTCCTGCTCCTCCACCGGCAACCTGGCCGGCGCCGTCGGCGCCGCCGCCGCCCGGGCCGGCTTCCGCTCCTGCGTGTTCATCCCGCACGACCTGGAGCAGGGCAAGGTCGTCATGGCCGGCGTCTACGGCGGTGACCTCGTCGCCATCGAGGGCAACTACGACGACGTCAACCGCTTCTGCTCGGAGCTGATCGGCGACCCGCTCGGCGAGGGCTGGGGCTTCGTCAACGTCAACCTGCGCCCGTACTACGGCGAGGGCTCCAAGACGCTCGCGTACGAGATCTGCGAGCAGCTCGGCTGGGTCATCCCGGACCAGCTGGTCATCCCGATCGCCTCCGGCTCGCAGCTGACGAAGATCGACAAGGGTCTTCAGGAGCTCATCAAGCTCGGCCTCGTCGAGGACAAGCCCTACAAGATCTTCGGCGCCCAGGCCGAGGGCTGCTCCCCGGTCTCCGCCGCCTTCAAGGCCGGCCACGACGTGGTGCGCCCGCAGAAGCCGAACACCATCGCCAAGTCGCTGGCGATCGGCAACCCGGCGGACGGCCCGTACGTCCTCGACATCGCCCGCCGCACCGGCGGCGCCGTGGAGGACGTGAACGACGAACAGGTCGTCGACGCGATCAAGATCCTGGCCCGCACCGAGGGCATCTTCGCCGAGACCGCGGGCGGCGTGACCGTCGGCGTGACGCGCAAGCTCGTCGAGGCCGGTCTCCTCGACCCCACCCTCACCACCGTCGTCCTCAACACCGGCGACGGCCTCAAGAC
- a CDS encoding glucosyl-3-phosphoglycerate synthase, translated as MLEEVERWLARRSWSVADRPLERILAAKRGTTVSVVLPALNEEATVGAIVSVIRRELMTDAVPLVDELVVIDSGSTDRTAEVAAAAGARVVARDAILPRIPAVPGKGEVLWRSLMATGGDVVCFVDADLRDFSADFVSGIVGPLLTDPDVDFVKAMYDRPLDGAPGQGGRVTELVARPLLNLHWPQLAGFVQPLGGEYAARRSLLERLPFPVGYGVELGLLVDALHTVGLDALAQVDVGVRKHRHQDGQALGRMAAAIYRTAQLRLSRGHLVRPRLTQFERSEGGGFAPRTYAVDTEERPPMAEIAEYARRRVA; from the coding sequence TTGCTGGAAGAAGTGGAGCGCTGGCTGGCCCGGCGGTCCTGGTCGGTGGCCGACCGTCCGCTGGAGCGGATCCTCGCCGCCAAGCGCGGGACGACGGTGAGCGTGGTGCTGCCGGCGCTGAACGAGGAGGCGACGGTCGGCGCGATCGTCTCCGTGATCCGCCGTGAGCTCATGACGGACGCGGTGCCGCTGGTGGACGAGCTGGTGGTGATCGACTCGGGCTCCACGGACCGTACGGCGGAGGTGGCCGCGGCGGCCGGGGCGCGGGTGGTGGCGCGGGACGCGATACTGCCGCGGATACCGGCGGTGCCGGGCAAGGGCGAGGTGCTGTGGCGTTCGCTGATGGCGACCGGCGGGGACGTCGTCTGTTTCGTCGACGCCGACCTGCGGGACTTCTCGGCGGACTTCGTGTCGGGGATCGTCGGCCCGCTGCTCACCGACCCGGACGTGGACTTCGTGAAGGCGATGTACGACCGCCCGCTCGACGGCGCTCCCGGCCAGGGCGGCCGGGTGACGGAGCTGGTGGCCCGGCCGCTGCTCAACCTGCACTGGCCGCAGCTGGCCGGTTTCGTGCAGCCGCTCGGCGGCGAGTACGCGGCGCGCCGCTCGCTGCTGGAGCGCCTGCCGTTCCCGGTCGGTTACGGGGTGGAGCTGGGCCTGCTGGTGGACGCGCTGCACACGGTGGGCCTCGACGCGCTCGCACAGGTGGACGTGGGGGTGCGCAAGCACCGGCACCAGGACGGTCAGGCGCTGGGCCGGATGGCGGCGGCGATCTACCGGACGGCGCAGCTGCGGCTCTCGCGCGGTCATCTGGTGCGGCCGCGGCTGACCCAGTTCGAGCGGAGCGAGGGGGGCGGTTTTGCGCCGCGCACGTACGCGGTGGACACGGAGGAGCGGCCCCCGATGGCGGAGATCGCGGAGTACGCGCGCCGGCGCGTGGCCTAG
- a CDS encoding extracellular solute-binding protein yields the protein MGLAAAATALGLTTALSGCGALGGDGGDVTLTLVAADYDLTGGDSTKKYWDGVVTAFEAENPGVKVQVRIESWNDVDREVAELVKAGKAPDLAQIGAYADYAAADQLYAADQLLSIPVQANFLAPLVDAGEYEHTQYGMPFVASTRLLFYNEELFDKAGIDAPPTTWDELAAAAEKLKKKGVAYPFALPLGPEEAQAETMMWLLSGGGGYLDGLGHYKVDSEANVRTFTWLRDNLVAKGLTGPVAPAKLDRKAAFAAFARGEVGMLNGHPSLMQEAAKKGVKVGKTALPSTDGRDRAAMGVADWIMGFKQNGHRKEIGAFLDFVFSDENVLKFAGDNDLLPATVTASEAMRSDPAHADLREFLEALPDSQLPPVGKTSWAQVSGTVKQDIGKAVAPDGRPAEVLGRIARQATAAESAE from the coding sequence ATGGGACTGGCCGCGGCGGCCACCGCACTCGGTCTGACCACCGCCCTCTCCGGCTGCGGCGCGCTCGGCGGCGACGGCGGGGACGTCACCCTCACCCTGGTGGCCGCCGACTACGACCTGACCGGCGGCGACTCCACCAAGAAGTACTGGGACGGCGTCGTCACCGCCTTCGAGGCCGAGAACCCCGGAGTGAAGGTCCAGGTCCGCATCGAGTCCTGGAACGACGTCGACCGCGAGGTCGCCGAGCTCGTCAAGGCCGGCAAGGCGCCCGACCTCGCCCAGATCGGCGCCTACGCCGACTACGCGGCCGCCGACCAGCTCTACGCCGCCGATCAGCTGCTCTCCATCCCCGTCCAGGCCAACTTCCTCGCCCCGCTCGTCGACGCCGGCGAGTACGAGCACACCCAGTACGGCATGCCGTTCGTCGCCTCCACCCGGCTGCTCTTCTACAACGAGGAGCTCTTCGACAAGGCCGGGATCGACGCGCCCCCGACCACCTGGGACGAGCTCGCCGCGGCCGCGGAGAAGCTGAAGAAGAAGGGTGTCGCCTACCCCTTCGCGCTGCCGCTCGGCCCCGAGGAGGCGCAGGCCGAGACGATGATGTGGCTGCTCAGCGGGGGCGGCGGCTACCTCGACGGCCTGGGCCACTACAAGGTCGACTCCGAGGCGAACGTCCGCACCTTCACCTGGCTGCGCGACAACCTCGTCGCCAAGGGCCTCACCGGTCCCGTCGCACCCGCGAAGCTCGACCGCAAGGCGGCCTTCGCCGCCTTCGCGCGCGGGGAGGTCGGCATGCTCAACGGCCACCCGTCCCTCATGCAGGAGGCCGCGAAGAAGGGCGTGAAGGTCGGCAAGACCGCCCTGCCGAGCACCGACGGCCGGGACAGGGCCGCCATGGGCGTCGCCGACTGGATCATGGGCTTCAAGCAGAACGGCCACCGCAAGGAGATCGGCGCCTTCCTCGACTTCGTCTTCAGCGACGAGAACGTGCTGAAGTTCGCGGGGGACAACGACCTGCTGCCCGCCACCGTCACCGCCTCCGAAGCCATGCGGTCCGACCCGGCCCACGCCGACCTGCGCGAGTTCCTGGAGGCGCTGCCCGACTCGCAGCTGCCGCCCGTCGGCAAGACCTCGTGGGCCCAGGTCAGCGGCACGGTCAAGCAGGACATCGGCAAGGCGGTCGCCCCGGACGGCCGGCCGGCGGAGGTCCTCGGCCGGATCGCGCGGCAGGCGACGGCGGCGGAGAGCGCGGAGTGA
- a CDS encoding helix-turn-helix domain-containing protein, whose protein sequence is MATLNRPGSDGGEHICGIDTAMDIIGGKWKVLILWALHEYPHRRFGELRRMVPGITEKVLASHLREMEADGIVDRVSYDEVPPRVEYALTKDGIRLNDALEPLAVWGRERREREEASGSAPSEDTAS, encoded by the coding sequence ATGGCGACGCTGAACCGGCCCGGGTCCGACGGCGGGGAGCACATCTGCGGGATCGACACCGCGATGGACATCATCGGGGGCAAGTGGAAGGTGCTCATCCTGTGGGCGCTCCACGAGTACCCGCACCGCCGCTTCGGCGAACTGCGCAGGATGGTGCCGGGCATCACCGAGAAGGTGCTCGCCTCCCATCTGCGCGAGATGGAGGCGGACGGCATCGTCGACCGCGTCTCCTACGACGAGGTCCCGCCGCGCGTCGAGTACGCCCTGACCAAGGACGGCATCCGGCTCAACGACGCGCTCGAACCGCTCGCCGTCTGGGGCCGCGAGCGCCGGGAACGGGAGGAGGCGTCCGGGAGCGCCCCTTCCGAGGACACCGCCTCCTAG